The Panicum hallii strain FIL2 chromosome 9, PHallii_v3.1, whole genome shotgun sequence genome has a window encoding:
- the LOC112876602 gene encoding uncharacterized protein LOC112876602, producing MAAAAARGPLTLRDFLELGCDSSSDGFRSYPRCLPWSDDALQAPVRLLVEADLRRSPSRSPSSLFSIARSPGPGALARISSLSRSFSRRIKEGLWRRRDDEDDDLFFDDRDSCGFPSPLVSSCSASDSGSEYAAESEVDIAAIGEKMACPPAFECEKPSSSSTTSSADHDCTDAAPGATADGNKMQAGGDPAVGRVSSKLGMEDKQQLSPVSVLDFPFDDDDGDERSDAGTCSPSFHRCPTTTPPDLLLHRTTKQAHKIRRYDGIAQAAVDPVDLEARFTTTTTTSESGESVGASTHLPTTSSTSTDTTSSATSTTTAPRHGEEHQCVEQKSRDQEELDEYRLLAQLLLELEDTAAAVDEVSQVLVLDFFAEGVDRLRSSVVGTVRPADDDRLVGAAAEWLRGAGPQWGIRDVMLSGKAALEDMERGRRWMCVGEDERDVGAAVEGFVMDGLLDELVAELVPWWHGDGRP from the exons atggcggcggcggcggcgagagggcCGCTCACGCTGCGTGACTTCCTGGAGCTCGGCTGCGACTCCAGCAGCGACGGCTTCCGCTCCTACCCGCGCTGCCTGCCCTGGAGCGACGACGCGCTGCAGGCGCCCGTGCGGCTCCTCGTCGAGGCCGACCTCCGGCGGAGCCCCTCGCGGTCGCCGTCCTCGCTCTTCTCCATCGCCAGGAGCCCCGGCCCCGGCGCGCTCGCCAGGATCTCCAGCCTCTCCAGGAGCTTCTCGCGACGGATCAAGGAGGGTCTCTGGAGGCGCCGCGACGACGAGGATGACGACCTTTTCTTCGACGACCGGGACTCGTGCGGGTTCCCGTCGCCGCTCGTCAGCAGCTGCTCCGCTTCGGACTCGGGGTCGGAGTATGCCGCTGAGTCCGAGGTGGACATAGCCGCCATTGGTGAGAAGATGGCGTGCCCGCCCGCGTTCGAGTGCGAGAAGCCGTCGTCCTCCTCCACAACAAGCTCGGCGGACCACGACTGCACGGACGCCGCGCCCGGCGCCACGGCAGACGGGAACAAG ATGCAGGCGGGTGGCGATCCCGCGGTGGGGCGCGTCAGCAGCAAGTTGGGGATGGAGGACAAGCAACAGCTGAGCCCCGTGTCCGTTCTGGATTTCCCCTTCgatgacgacgacggcgacgaacGGAGTGACGCCGGCACGTGCTCGCCTTCCTTCCACCGCTGCCCGACGACGACACCgccggatcttcttctccaca GGACGACGAAGCAGGCGCACAAGATCCGGCGGTACGACGGCATTGCGCAGGCGGCAGTCGACCCCGTGGATCTCGAGGCGCggttcaccaccaccaccaccacctcggAGTCCGGCGAATCCGTCGGCGCGAGCACGCACCTCCCGACCACCAGCTCGACATCGACGGACACAACCAGTAGCGCGAcgtcgacgacgacggcgccACGCCACGGCGAGGAGCACCAGTGCGTCGAGCAGAAATCACGGGATCAAGAAGAGCTTGACGAATACCGCCTGCTCGCGCAGCTGCTCCTCGAACTCGAGGACACGGCGGCGGCCGTAGACGAGGTCTCCCAGGTGCTCgtgctcgacttcttcgcggaggGGGTCGACCGCCTCCGCTCCTCGGTGGTCGGGACGGTCCGGCCGGCGGACGACGACCGGCTGGTGGGGGCGGCCGCGGAGTGGCTGCGGGGCGCGGGGCCGCAGTGGGGCATCAGGGACGTGATGCTCTCCGggaaggcggcgctggaggaCATGGAGCGGGGCCGGCGGTGGATGTGCGTGGGCGAGGACGAGCGGGACGTCGgcgcggcggtggaggggtTCGTCATGGACGGGCTGCTGGACGAGCTGGTCGCGGAGCTGGTGCCTTGGTGGCACGGTGACGGCCGGCCGTAG